From the Metamycoplasma hominis ATCC 23114 genome, one window contains:
- a CDS encoding DnaD domain protein, with the protein MVENFFIESEREITQNDFKNLVIFYAPILGHSSIFLYQFLYNLKNIYTKNKLFNFSEIKDILLLNEQEFEECRSKLEALSLLKSYLNKDGVYIFSLNAPLNANEISNNKIISNMLIKLITKSRYEELLKLNANYQFDKTTINDVSKKFYEVFNLENVIDLNIKNEQLNFNSITLDELKDKIEPEQFISQYTKTNLSFSQNEMIRKLKRMKFNNFSINAFIYYSIKINHSVVCKYIEKIAEDFSHRNLYDAERIDQELENVYLIKQNANKELKNIKKNEDESVTREDLNCFLDLANEHDWTN; encoded by the coding sequence ATGGTTGAAAATTTTTTTATTGAAAGCGAAAGGGAAATTACACAAAACGATTTTAAAAATCTAGTAATTTTTTATGCTCCGATTTTAGGCCATAGTAGCATATTTCTATACCAATTTTTATATAATTTAAAAAATATTTATACAAAAAATAAACTTTTTAATTTTTCTGAAATTAAAGATATTTTATTATTAAATGAACAAGAATTTGAGGAATGTCGTAGCAAACTAGAAGCATTAAGCTTACTAAAAAGTTATTTAAATAAAGATGGTGTTTATATTTTTAGTTTGAATGCTCCTTTGAATGCAAATGAAATAAGCAACAATAAAATTATTTCTAATATGTTAATCAAATTAATTACTAAATCAAGATATGAAGAATTATTAAAATTAAATGCAAATTATCAATTTGACAAAACAACAATTAATGATGTTTCTAAAAAATTTTATGAAGTATTTAATTTAGAAAACGTAATTGATTTAAATATAAAAAATGAACAATTAAATTTTAATTCAATTACCCTAGATGAATTAAAGGATAAGATAGAACCCGAACAATTTATTAGTCAATATACAAAAACAAATTTAAGTTTTAGCCAAAATGAAATGATTAGAAAATTGAAAAGAATGAAATTCAATAATTTTTCAATAAATGCCTTCATTTATTATTCAATTAAAATTAACCATTCAGTTGTATGCAAATATATTGAAAAAATAGCCGAAGATTTTAGCCATAGAAATCTATACGATGCTGAAAGAATTGATCAAGAATTAGAAAATGTTTATTTAATAAAACAAAATGCAAATAAAGAGTTAAAAAATATCAAAAAAAATGAAGATGAATCAGTTACTAGAGAAGATTTAAATTGTTTTTTAGATCTTGCCAACGAACATGATTGAACTAACTAA